In a single window of the Diabrotica undecimpunctata isolate CICGRU chromosome 11, icDiaUnde3, whole genome shotgun sequence genome:
- the LOC140452730 gene encoding uncharacterized protein: protein MLSERFSSFTKYVRTIAYVLRFGNNAKSGTQKLSGALEVSELQNAEMKIIKLLQNSSFSSEIADLKGNKIISNKSLLQFAPFLDKNEMLRVGGRLRYSEVTFDQKYPLLLPSKNHVVRLILKKEHLRLHHAGPQNTLSQVRLRYWPLNGLREIKRIVHECHLCFKFNAKPLAQIMSDLPKERLCSAQVFAHVGLDFGGPFLIKASKLRKSPLIKSYIALFVCMSTRAVHIELVSGLTTEAFLLTLKRFISRRGLPQTIFSDNATNFLRAKNQLFKLYNFLKNKETNSSIQAFLASSQMRWKTIPPRSPHHGGLWESAIKSAKHHIYRLLGNLKITFEEFSTVLTQIEAVLNSRPICALSNDPSDFTYLTPGHFLIGRSLTSLPDQEYTSIPEHRLSIWQNLSKLQQLFWKKWSTDYLNRLQNHPKWFLPFKNLEPNDLVLVKEDNLPPLYWSLARVMDVFPGKDGRVRIASVKTKDGIFKRTITKLCPLPSGGLC from the coding sequence ATGCTTTCTGAAAGGTTCTCCAGTTTTACGAAATATGTAAGGACTATAGCTTATGTACTCAGATTTGGTAATAACGCAAAGTCTGGCACTCAAAAATTATCCGGTGCACTTGAAGTATCTGAACTTCAAAATGccgaaatgaaaattataaaattattgcaaaactcAAGTTTCTCCTCAGAAATTGCTGATCTCAAAGGCAATAAGATTATTTCTAATAAGTCTCTCTTACAATTTGCTCCTTTTCTTGACAAAAATGAAATGCTCCGTGTAGGTGGACGTCTTAGGTATTCCGAAGTTACCTTTGATCAAAAATATCCTCTCCTCCTCCCCTCGAAAAATCATGTTGTTCGTCTAATTCTCAAAAAAGAACATCTTAGGCTCCATCATGCAGGTCCTCAGAATACTCTCTCTCAAGTTCGCCTTAGATATTGGCCCTTGAATGGTCTACGTGAGATTAAGAGGATAGTCCACGAATGTCATCTTTGTTTCAAGTTTAATGCCAAACCCTTAGCTCAAATCATGTCTGATTTACCTAAGGAACGCTTATGCTCTGCTCAAGTTTTTGCTCATGTAGGTTTGGATTTTGGTGGTCCCTTTCTAATAAAGGCCTCTAAACTTCGTAAAAGTCCCTTGATAAAGTCATACATAGCTCTATTTGTCTGTATGTCCACACGTGCGGTTCATATAGAATTAGTCAGTGGGCTCACAACAGAAGCGTTTCTTCTTACTCTTAAGCGCTTTATCAGTCGAAGAGGTCTCCCTCAGACTATATTCTCTGATAATGCGACAAACTTTCTTCGGGCTAAAAATCAGTTATTCAAACtctataatttcttaaaaaataagGAAACTAACTCTTCTATTCAGGCATTTTTAGCCTCCTCTCAAATGCGGTGGAAAACAATACCACCTCGATCTCCTCATCATGGAGGACTCTGGGAGAGCGCTATAAAGAGCGCTAAACATCATATCTATAGATTGTTGGGCAATCTCAAAATTACATTCGAGGAATTCAGTACCGTGCTTACCCAAATTGAAGCCGTACTTAATTCTCGGCCCATTTGTGCCCTCTCTAATGATCCCTCCGATTTCACATATCTTACCCCTGGTCACTTCCTAATTGGAAGGTCTCTCACCTCGCTACCCGACCAGGAGTATACATCTATCCCGGAACATAGACTTAGCATCTGGCAAAATCTCTCTAAGCTCCAGCAACTTTTTTGGAAAAAGTGGTCGACTGATTATCTGAATCGACTTCAAAATCATCCAAAATGGTTTCTCCCATTCAAAAATTTAGAACCCAATGACCTTGTGTTAGTTAAAGAAGATAATCTCCCTCCTCTCTACTGGTCATTGGCACGAGTGATGGATGTCTTTCCGGGTAAAGATGGCCGAGTGAGAATTGCATCTGTTAAAACTAAGGATGGGATTTTCAAACGCACGATAACAAAATTGTGTCCCCTTCCTAGTGGAGGATTATGTTAA
- the LOC140452731 gene encoding uncharacterized protein, producing the protein MDQLKKQRKPLKSKISRISNWLRDNSAQETDPLQFQLRRTELTNCYAKYDDLMDQIEELDEANTEERDREEIEEKYFSTLAGLQHRMEMLQPLSHQSSSTSPRLAGLKWDDFSLCSVNKAGCSAGNRSSHYLSKHGVPIHARCILDSGSQSSFVSKDLVQNLNLSPYSKRLQISTISEHSSFSNKMVDLEIFPYKRNGNGFKISCAILDNITCRLPQVSINRSKFNIPSTVTLADPTYSVPGNLDLLLASDIYSELLSDGLIRLGKGLPVLQNTHLGYIMFGSLPPYALHKGIYCSQLSPTQSNVSLFVQSTSEEDKLDNIIRQFFEVEEVTPSVKISSSEDLAEQIFTETTQILPSGRFQVKLPLISETAHKMLGNSYNMARKRFISLENKLLKHKNVYSQYKAFINEYVSLGHAKKVPLSLTNVHLENKYFLPHHSVIKEESLTTKLRVVFDGSMKSSSGYSLNDILLKGKTLQPELFDILFRFRLYTYVFTSDIQKMYRQVQIHPDHTFLQNILWRDSPEQDIECLELQTVTYGTKSASFQSTRCLMELAKTHQNNYPLASDALLTGCYVDDILYGANDTQTLLKAHNEITDLLNKTITLPRLELMGALLASKLTTKVVDIIKDKLPSITSINMWSDSEIVLAWLRSHHSRWNQFVANRVAQIQENSSHSHWRHVKSKDNPADILSRGMMPSNILNSTL; encoded by the exons ATGGATCAATTAAAGAAACAACGCAAACCGTTGAAATCAAAAATCTCTCGTATCTCTAATTGGTTAAGGGATAACTCTGCTCAAGAAACGGATCCCTTGCAGTTCCAACTCCGTCGTACTGAACTAACGAATTGTTACGCCAAATATGATGACCTCATGGATCAGATTGAGGAACTGGACGAAGCAAATACTGAAGAACGCGATagggaagaaattgaagaaaagtaCTTCTCAACTCTGGCAGGTCTTCAACATAGAATGGAGATGCTCCAACCTCTTTCACACCAGTCCAGTTCCACTTCCCCACGTTTAGCTG GTCTCAAATGGGATGACTTCTCTCTCTGCTCTGTCAATAAAGCAGGATGTTCTGCTGGCAACCGCTCTAGTCACTATTTATCAAAGCATGGCGTACCCATACACGCTAGATGTATTTTAGATAGTGGATCTCAGTCGTCATTTGTCTCCAAAGATTTGGTTCAAAACTTAAATCTCTCTCCTTACAGCAAAAGGCTACAAATCTCTACTATCTCTGAACATAGTTCATTCTCGAACAAAATGGTCGATCTAGAAATTTTTCCATACAAAAGAAATGGTAATGGTTTCAAAATCTCCTGTGCTATTTTAGACAACATAACTTGTAGACTCCCCCAGGTATCCATAAACAGAAGTAAATTTAATATCCCCTCTACAGTCACTCTCGCAGATCCCACCTACTCTGTCCCTGGAAATTTAGATCTTCTTCTTGCCAGTGACATATATAGCGAGTTGTTATCGGATGGTTTAATACGTTTAGGTAAAGGACTCCCTGTTCTCCAGAACACACACTTAGGGTACATTATGTTTGGTTCTTTACCTCCTTACGCACTTCACAAAGGAATTTATTGCTCACAGTTGTCCCCTACACAGTCAAATGTCTCTTTATTTGTCCAGTCCACATCTGAGGAAGATAAGCTCGATAATATAATTCGACAATTCTTCGAAGTCGAAGAAGTGACCCCCTCTGTTAAAATCTCCTCCTCTGAGGATCTGGCTGAACAAATATTCACTGAAACAACTCAAATTCTACCTTCTGGTCGGTTTCAGGTAAAGCTTCCTCTCATTTCTGAAACAGCACATAAAATGCTGGGCAATTCTTACAATATGGCTAGGAAAAGGTTTAttagtttagaaaataaactCTTAAAACACAAAAATGTATACTCTCAATATAAAGCATTCATCAATGAATATGTTTCTCTTGGACATGCCAAAAAGGTTCCTCTTTCTCTcacaaatgtgcacttagaaaataaatactttttacctCATCACTCTGTCATAAAAGAAGAATCATTAACTACCAAATTACGGGTGGTTTTTGATGGCTCCATGAAAAGTTCCAGTGGCTATTCTCTTAATGACATCCTGTTGAAAGGAAAAACTCTTCAGCCTGAACTTTTCGACATTCTCTTTCGGTTTAGATTGTATACCTATGTCTTCACTTCCGACATACaaaaaatgtacaggcaggtACAAATTCATCCTGATCACACATTCCTGCAGAATATCCTATGGCGGGATTCTCCGGAACAGGACATCGAATGTCTTGAGCTTCAAACCGTAACTTATGGAACAAAAAGCGCAAGCTTTCAAAGTACTCGTTGTTTGATGGAATTAGCTAAAACTCATCAAAACAACTACCCATTGGCCTCCGATGCTCTCTTAACAGGCTGCTATGTAGATGACATTCTATATGGGGCCAATGACACGCAAACTCTTCTTAAGGCTCATAATGAGATAACTGACCTACTCAACAAG ACCATAACGCTTCCAAGGCTGGAACTTATGGGTGCTTTATTGGCTAGCAAGCTCACCACAAAGGTGGTTGATATCATAAAGGATAAATTGCCCTCTATTACCTCTATAAACATGTGGAGCGATTCTGAGATAGTTTTGGCGTGGCTCAGATCACATCACTCCAGATGGAATCAATTTGTCGCCAACAGGGTAGCTCAAATTCAAGAAAATTCTTCTCACTCTCATTGGAGACACGTAAAGTCTAAAGACAACCCTGCTGACATCCTCTCCAGAGGAATGATGCCCTCTAACATACTCAACTCCACTCTTTGA